One segment of Thermococcus profundus DNA contains the following:
- a CDS encoding 50S ribosomal protein L35ae: protein MRRAIVLSYAGSHEHQHNHHMILKPLGVEDRAGASALIGRKVVWRTPTGRKMIGKILRAHGNRGEVKAYFNPGLPGQAIGDYVEIL, encoded by the coding sequence ATGAGGAGGGCTATAGTCCTCTCCTACGCCGGTAGCCACGAGCACCAGCACAACCACCACATGATCCTCAAGCCCCTTGGAGTGGAGGACAGGGCAGGAGCGAGCGCCCTCATTGGGAGAAAAGTCGTCTGGAGGACCCCCACGGGGCGGAAGATGATAGGAAAGATACTCCGGGCTCACGGCAACAGGGGAGAAGTAAAGGCTTACTTTAACCCCGGTCTCCCGGGACAGGCCATCGGGGACTACGTCGAAATCCTTTAA
- a CDS encoding redox-regulated ATPase YchF, with protein MEIGVVGKPNVGKSTFFSAATLVDVEVANYPFTTIEANVGVTYARAEHPCRELSCTPNPQNYEYRNGIALIPVKMIDVAGLVPGAHEGRGLGNKFLDDLRMASALIHVIDATGKTDAEGQPTDHHDPVEDIEFLEREIDFWIYGILKKNWEKFAKRIKLQHIKLEEAIASHLSGIGVKEEDVWEAVHKLGLNSDPTKWSDDDLLGFVHELRKVNKPIIIAANKADAASEEDLKRLISEGEKRGYMVIPTSAAAELTLRKAAKAGFIEYIPGSSDFRVVKEMNPKQERALQIIKEKVLDRFGSTGVQKVIDTAVFKLLNLIPVYPVEDEHKLTDQFGNVLPHVHLLPRGSTPRDLAYKVHTDLGKTFLYAVNARTHRRVGDDYELQFNDIIKIVATAR; from the coding sequence ATGGAGATTGGAGTCGTTGGAAAACCAAACGTGGGGAAGTCAACGTTCTTTTCAGCGGCCACCCTCGTGGACGTTGAGGTGGCGAACTATCCGTTCACGACGATAGAAGCCAACGTAGGAGTAACCTACGCAAGGGCGGAGCATCCCTGCAGGGAACTAAGCTGCACACCTAATCCACAGAACTACGAGTACAGAAACGGGATAGCGTTAATCCCCGTCAAAATGATAGACGTGGCAGGCCTAGTTCCCGGTGCCCACGAGGGCAGAGGACTTGGCAATAAGTTCCTCGATGACCTCAGAATGGCCTCTGCCCTGATCCACGTTATAGATGCCACAGGAAAAACGGACGCCGAAGGACAGCCCACGGATCACCACGATCCAGTTGAGGACATTGAGTTCCTCGAGAGGGAGATCGATTTCTGGATATATGGAATACTGAAGAAGAACTGGGAAAAATTCGCCAAGAGGATAAAACTTCAGCACATAAAGCTCGAAGAGGCGATAGCCAGCCACCTGTCGGGAATAGGAGTTAAAGAGGAGGACGTATGGGAGGCGGTACACAAACTCGGCCTCAACAGTGATCCTACCAAGTGGAGCGATGATGACCTTCTCGGCTTCGTTCACGAGCTCAGAAAGGTCAACAAACCGATAATAATCGCCGCCAACAAGGCAGACGCGGCAAGTGAAGAAGATCTAAAGCGGCTCATCAGCGAGGGAGAAAAGAGGGGGTACATGGTCATCCCCACCAGTGCCGCCGCGGAGCTGACCCTGAGGAAGGCGGCAAAGGCAGGTTTCATAGAGTACATACCTGGATCGAGCGACTTTAGGGTCGTCAAGGAAATGAACCCGAAGCAGGAGAGGGCACTTCAGATAATAAAGGAGAAGGTTCTGGATCGCTTCGGCTCCACCGGGGTGCAGAAGGTCATTGACACCGCCGTGTTTAAACTGCTCAACCTGATCCCCGTTTATCCAGTTGAAGACGAGCACAAGCTCACGGATCAGTTCGGGAACGTTCTGCCGCACGTGCATCTCCTTCCTCGGGGTTCAACACCTCGCGATCTGGCCTACAAAGTGCACACTGATCTCGGAAAGACTTTTCTCTACGCGGTCAACGCCAGAACCCACAGGCGCGTCGGAGACGACTACGAACTTCAGTTCAACGATATAATAAAGATAGTTGCAACGGCGAGGTGA
- a CDS encoding tRNA (guanine(10)-N(2))-dimethyltransferase, translating into MEFIEIKEGLARILVPKAERIYDAPVFYNPVMALNRDISVLVLKILQPEKVLDALSATGIRGIRYALETPAQEIWLNDISDEAYGLIKENLKKNLEGELYEEGDRAYFWGEKLAVANKGDANRLMAENFRYFDFLDLDPFGSPIEFLDAALRSVKRKGVLGITATDTGVLCGAYRQACRRKYLAEPIRGELCHEAGLRILIGAVVRYAAKYDLGVEVLLAYYRDHYFRAFLRLRSGARKADGSLNQLGYLWQRENGEFFYETAFLPQNRGKVYGPMWLGPLKDQGFVEDVLKGAGESELAHKKTLKFLEVLREELDVPFHYDTHAIARRNGLELRKVKAVVEELKNRGYAATRTHFSPTAVKTDAPFNAVLEALKGSSGG; encoded by the coding sequence GTGGAGTTTATCGAGATCAAAGAGGGCCTGGCTAGGATACTCGTTCCAAAGGCCGAGAGAATATACGATGCACCAGTGTTTTACAATCCCGTTATGGCCCTGAACCGGGACATAAGCGTTCTCGTCCTCAAGATTCTACAGCCTGAAAAGGTACTTGACGCCCTATCTGCGACGGGGATAAGGGGCATCAGGTACGCCCTTGAGACCCCAGCTCAGGAGATCTGGCTCAACGACATAAGCGACGAGGCCTACGGCTTGATAAAGGAGAACCTGAAAAAGAACCTCGAAGGGGAGCTCTATGAGGAGGGAGATAGAGCCTATTTCTGGGGCGAAAAGCTCGCCGTTGCAAACAAAGGCGACGCCAACAGGTTGATGGCAGAGAACTTCCGCTACTTCGACTTCCTGGATCTGGACCCCTTCGGCTCCCCCATAGAGTTTCTGGATGCCGCCCTCAGGTCGGTGAAGAGAAAGGGAGTCCTTGGGATAACCGCCACTGACACTGGAGTTCTCTGCGGGGCCTACAGGCAGGCATGCAGGAGGAAGTACCTGGCCGAGCCCATAAGGGGGGAGCTGTGCCACGAAGCGGGGTTAAGGATACTGATCGGGGCTGTGGTCAGATACGCCGCCAAATACGATCTGGGGGTTGAAGTTCTTCTCGCATACTACCGCGACCACTACTTCAGAGCATTCCTCCGGCTGAGAAGCGGAGCGAGAAAGGCCGATGGGAGCCTCAACCAGCTTGGATACCTGTGGCAGAGGGAGAACGGCGAGTTCTTCTATGAAACAGCTTTCCTCCCGCAAAACAGAGGTAAGGTCTACGGCCCCATGTGGCTGGGACCCCTAAAGGATCAGGGCTTTGTGGAGGATGTTTTAAAAGGGGCAGGAGAAAGCGAGCTTGCGCATAAAAAAACACTCAAGTTCCTAGAAGTTCTAAGAGAAGAGCTGGACGTTCCGTTCCACTACGATACGCATGCCATAGCCAGAAGAAACGGGCTTGAGCTAAGGAAGGTCAAGGCCGTCGTTGAAGAGCTTAAGAACAGGGGGTACGCGGCCACCAGAACCCACTTTTCGCCGACCGCGGTAAAAACCGATGCTCCGTTCAACGCAGTGTTGGAGGCGCTCAAAGGCTCATCCGGAGGATGA
- a CDS encoding PEGA domain-containing protein — translation MLPLIFLLLGSIPWLGASVGFASASESDNIFWAGLYQAEKSSVVSLAYGDSGLVFVGWLNGAGVDHSDAWLVKLNDDGSIAWQKAATGNYGFNDIRASGDGYIAVGWANGAGIPENDAWIVKFDGDGNVVWQKAIGGDGNQMAFAVSGYAFVGCYNGQPWIGAFTGDGNISWQKVLQGEGNYGFTNVLKDYKYYYAVGWANGAGISKNDAWIVKFKGDGSKAYWQKAIGGPGDEKATAIVPVYKGTVTSVLTDEGTVLVKFDYYGNLKWQKLYRGVFIKNMYSTRGFIIAVGTMGDDAVVIKLTQDGDVVKAVTYGGDAADALNAVIVKGNVVYAGGELNDNAFVFKGPTSGVLDSMAKDVSITVEDANLTVTDTSLELVDTNATVSDTSAEFVDTSAQFTQLSEMKKVFSVSDPVGDDHGPGTYTYPTNPVFNQTGLFDLTGFTVYETSSDYVLYFHFKNLGGNPWSAPNGFSLQIIEAYFDFKDGGNTSAIKLADNGPGANVKFNRPWDVALRVHGWGSDLVLPNMTTIPIKATADLSTNTVIVTVPRKYLRITPDTFYAVLVGSQDGFGVDTWRDVNVEAEEWRIGGGDAGAIAAGVAPRVMDLLVPDWFSTVLPQEKQLSSYKYTEDFEPVSLATVDMVPVSDNYGFLTVTSEPDGATVYIDGKEIGTTPIQHYVLPAGLHELRVSKDKYLDEALNISIVVGQELSVPIELIPRTGMLTITSNPSGATVLVDGQEVGTTPLEKYRVPIGLHEVTIVKKGYYEESLNVSILENKELSFHVDLVPKTGLLTITSTPDGATVYIDGQEVGTTPLEKYRVPVGTHEVTVKKEGYREESFNVSILENKELSVPVELVPLTGTLTLTSDPSGATVIIDGQEVGTTPLEKYTLSVGDHEVTVKKDGYKEQKFTVTIEAGKEVTKNVKLEKIQTSTTTTTTTTTTTTSSPSKTTTTSKQGGGGICGPAALVGLAIIPLLLRRRK, via the coding sequence GTGCTTCCATTGATATTCCTGTTGCTTGGGAGCATACCCTGGCTCGGTGCCAGTGTTGGGTTCGCCAGTGCTTCTGAGTCCGACAATATTTTCTGGGCAGGCTTGTACCAGGCAGAGAAGAGCAGCGTTGTTTCACTCGCTTACGGTGATTCGGGGCTGGTTTTTGTTGGATGGCTCAACGGTGCAGGAGTTGACCACTCTGACGCATGGCTGGTAAAGCTCAACGATGACGGCAGCATAGCTTGGCAGAAGGCCGCAACCGGCAACTACGGTTTCAATGATATCAGGGCCTCAGGTGACGGGTACATCGCCGTTGGCTGGGCTAACGGTGCGGGAATTCCCGAGAACGACGCCTGGATAGTTAAGTTCGACGGCGACGGGAACGTCGTCTGGCAGAAGGCCATAGGAGGCGACGGAAACCAGATGGCCTTTGCCGTCTCAGGTTACGCCTTTGTTGGCTGCTACAACGGCCAGCCGTGGATAGGGGCCTTTACCGGGGACGGTAACATCTCCTGGCAGAAGGTTCTCCAGGGTGAGGGCAACTACGGCTTCACCAACGTCCTCAAGGACTACAAGTACTACTACGCCGTTGGCTGGGCTAACGGTGCCGGCATCTCGAAGAACGACGCTTGGATAGTCAAGTTCAAGGGAGACGGAAGCAAGGCCTACTGGCAGAAGGCAATCGGCGGGCCTGGAGACGAGAAGGCCACCGCTATAGTCCCAGTCTACAAGGGAACCGTTACTTCGGTGCTTACCGACGAGGGAACCGTCCTCGTGAAGTTCGACTACTACGGCAACCTGAAGTGGCAGAAGCTCTACAGGGGCGTCTTCATCAAGAACATGTACAGCACCCGCGGCTTCATAATCGCGGTCGGTACCATGGGCGACGATGCAGTTGTGATTAAGCTCACCCAGGACGGTGACGTCGTCAAGGCAGTTACCTACGGTGGGGATGCCGCCGACGCCCTCAACGCGGTCATTGTGAAGGGCAATGTCGTCTACGCAGGGGGAGAGCTCAATGACAACGCGTTCGTATTTAAGGGCCCGACCTCGGGAGTCCTCGACTCGATGGCCAAGGATGTTAGCATCACCGTTGAGGACGCAAACCTCACCGTCACTGACACCTCACTTGAGCTGGTCGACACCAACGCTACCGTCAGCGATACTTCTGCGGAGTTCGTTGACACCTCAGCCCAGTTCACCCAGCTCTCCGAGATGAAGAAGGTCTTCAGCGTTTCCGATCCGGTGGGTGATGACCACGGTCCGGGCACCTACACTTACCCGACCAACCCGGTCTTCAACCAGACCGGCCTCTTCGACCTTACGGGCTTCACCGTTTACGAGACGTCCAGCGATTATGTTCTCTACTTCCACTTCAAGAACCTTGGCGGTAACCCGTGGAGTGCTCCGAACGGATTCAGCCTGCAGATAATCGAGGCTTACTTTGACTTCAAGGACGGTGGGAACACTTCAGCCATCAAGCTCGCCGACAACGGCCCAGGAGCAAACGTCAAGTTCAACAGGCCTTGGGACGTCGCTCTCAGGGTCCACGGTTGGGGCAGCGACCTGGTTCTCCCGAACATGACCACCATCCCGATAAAGGCTACCGCCGACCTTTCAACCAACACTGTCATAGTCACAGTGCCGAGGAAGTACCTCAGGATAACCCCCGACACTTTCTACGCTGTGCTTGTTGGTAGTCAGGATGGGTTTGGTGTTGATACTTGGAGGGACGTTAACGTTGAGGCTGAGGAGTGGAGGATTGGCGGTGGAGACGCTGGTGCCATTGCCGCCGGTGTCGCCCCACGCGTCATGGACCTCCTAGTCCCTGACTGGTTCAGCACCGTTCTCCCGCAGGAGAAGCAGCTTTCGTCCTACAAGTACACCGAGGACTTCGAGCCGGTATCACTAGCCACCGTTGACATGGTTCCCGTGAGCGACAACTACGGCTTCCTCACCGTGACCTCAGAGCCGGACGGTGCCACAGTTTATATCGACGGTAAGGAGATCGGAACCACCCCGATCCAGCACTACGTCCTTCCGGCGGGCCTCCACGAACTCAGGGTCAGCAAGGACAAATACCTTGACGAGGCTCTCAACATTTCAATAGTTGTCGGTCAGGAGCTCTCAGTACCGATTGAGCTCATTCCGAGGACTGGAATGCTCACAATCACCTCGAACCCGAGCGGGGCCACAGTTCTCGTTGACGGTCAGGAGGTTGGAACCACTCCGCTTGAGAAGTACAGGGTGCCCATAGGGCTTCACGAGGTCACGATAGTCAAGAAAGGCTACTACGAGGAGTCCCTCAACGTCTCGATCCTTGAGAACAAGGAGCTCTCATTCCACGTTGACCTCGTTCCAAAGACAGGCCTCCTCACAATCACAAGCACACCTGACGGTGCCACGGTTTACATTGATGGCCAAGAGGTTGGAACCACTCCGCTTGAGAAGTACAGGGTGCCCGTTGGAACCCACGAGGTCACAGTCAAGAAGGAGGGCTACCGTGAGGAGAGCTTCAACGTCTCGATCCTTGAGAACAAGGAGCTTTCAGTGCCGGTTGAGCTTGTGCCGCTTACCGGAACCTTGACCCTGACCTCTGATCCGAGCGGTGCCACCGTCATCATCGATGGCCAGGAAGTCGGCACCACACCACTTGAGAAGTACACCCTGTCCGTTGGAGACCACGAGGTCACCGTCAAGAAGGATGGGTACAAGGAGCAGAAGTTCACCGTGACTATCGAGGCAGGCAAGGAAGTCACCAAGAACGTCAAGCTCGAGAAAATCCAGACGAGCACAACCACAACAACTACTACGACAACTACGACCACGTCCTCACCGAGCAAGACCACCACTACCAGCAAGCAGGGTGGTGGAGGAATCTGCGGTCCGGCCGCTCTCGTCGGCCTGGCAATAATACCGCTCCTCCTCAGGAGGAGGAAGTGA
- a CDS encoding metallophosphoesterase family protein encodes MVLNILKKLQFRRDVPAEISSSGEVTVMHVSDTPESVYPFVQRLIEKISPDYIIHTGDLADNLKLERRPELLPRYRGAIRKLASILKGSGAELYIVPGNEDDVEVIREFFGDAVVDPGTVVEIEGVRFALGHRPEEVLGSPVDFRLYGHNFKLIEKGLNGVLGVNFVLLPSGRTYRIKYPPGTDTCRGYKMWRGL; translated from the coding sequence ATGGTACTTAACATCCTCAAGAAACTCCAGTTCAGGAGGGATGTTCCCGCTGAAATTTCCAGTTCGGGAGAGGTAACGGTAATGCACGTAAGCGACACTCCCGAATCCGTTTATCCCTTTGTTCAAAGGCTGATAGAGAAGATCAGTCCGGACTACATAATCCACACTGGAGATTTGGCCGACAACCTTAAGCTTGAGAGGAGGCCTGAGTTGCTTCCTCGATACAGGGGTGCCATTAGAAAGCTTGCATCAATACTCAAGGGGAGCGGGGCGGAGCTCTACATTGTGCCGGGCAACGAGGACGACGTTGAGGTGATAAGGGAATTCTTCGGCGATGCCGTTGTTGACCCTGGAACCGTAGTGGAGATCGAGGGGGTGAGGTTTGCCCTGGGCCACAGGCCCGAGGAAGTCCTCGGTTCCCCCGTGGATTTTCGGCTCTACGGTCACAACTTCAAGCTCATTGAGAAAGGTTTGAATGGCGTTCTGGGGGTTAATTTCGTCCTTCTCCCAAGCGGGAGAACGTACAGAATAAAATACCCCCCAGGAACCGATACCTGCCGGGGATACAAGATGTGGAGGGGTCTGTGA
- a CDS encoding glycosyltransferase family protein, which produces MKAFILAYPEKPNENYTIPVGDEPVIRLTERRLLLTKRIDDIVTLVRKDKLKTYSLHVSKPLPASGRNKMEALLNPLRGVEELFLLEGNMPLVMPFFVDYMVGLFYEMEPDALIPVWRDGSTGVTHAIYDSEALLDAIEAALGEGYRSLSKVVEFLDYQPLSIEELSRRNPKVTLSFFRVKNGNDARFAEETLKALGQL; this is translated from the coding sequence ATGAAGGCCTTTATCTTAGCTTATCCTGAGAAGCCGAATGAGAACTACACGATTCCCGTTGGAGATGAGCCGGTTATCAGGTTAACCGAGAGAAGGCTTCTTCTAACGAAGAGAATAGATGACATCGTCACGCTCGTTCGGAAGGACAAACTCAAGACCTATTCGCTTCATGTCTCCAAACCCCTCCCGGCTTCCGGAAGAAATAAAATGGAAGCCCTCTTAAATCCCCTGAGGGGGGTTGAAGAGCTCTTTCTCCTTGAGGGCAACATGCCCCTGGTAATGCCGTTCTTCGTGGATTATATGGTTGGTCTGTTTTATGAGATGGAGCCTGACGCATTAATTCCCGTCTGGAGGGATGGGAGCACGGGGGTTACCCATGCCATCTACGATTCTGAGGCCTTGTTAGATGCCATTGAAGCGGCTCTGGGCGAAGGATACCGGAGTCTGAGCAAAGTGGTTGAGTTCCTCGATTATCAGCCGCTGTCTATAGAAGAACTGTCAAGGAGAAACCCAAAGGTAACGCTGAGCTTCTTTAGGGTCAAGAACGGAAACGATGCCCGGTTTGCAGAGGAGACGCTTAAGGCTCTCGGCCAGTTATAG